One Bacteroidales bacterium DNA segment encodes these proteins:
- a CDS encoding HAD family phosphatase — MKIIRNIIFDLGNVILNVDVKSTVNAFNLLAKKDVNFENIAAKFKEEKVFDLIDANKISNSELRIILRKYLRNNISDSAIDKAWCAMLKNIPLGKFNFLKKNKKKYRTFLLSNTCELHHKCYTKYVQKEFGLNLLDDLFEKAYYSFKIGITKPNPEIFKLVLNENNLISEETLFIDDVEVNTEAACKLGIKGYLYKENEEFENIIEKISNIEH, encoded by the coding sequence ATGAAAATCATACGCAATATAATTTTCGATTTGGGAAATGTGATTTTAAACGTTGATGTTAAAAGCACAGTGAATGCCTTTAATTTACTTGCTAAAAAAGATGTAAACTTTGAAAATATAGCAGCAAAATTCAAAGAAGAAAAAGTTTTTGATTTAATTGATGCAAATAAAATATCAAATTCTGAACTCAGAATTATATTGCGGAAATATTTAAGGAATAATATTTCGGATTCAGCGATTGATAAAGCATGGTGTGCGATGCTAAAAAATATTCCTTTGGGAAAATTTAATTTTCTGAAAAAAAATAAAAAAAAATACAGAACTTTTCTTTTAAGCAATACATGCGAATTGCATCACAAATGTTATACAAAATACGTTCAGAAAGAATTCGGTTTGAATTTATTAGATGATTTATTTGAAAAGGCATATTATTCATTTAAAATCGGGATAACAAAACCAAATCCCGAAATTTTCAAACTCGTGCTGAATGAAAACAATCTTATTTCGGAAGAAACCCTTTTTATTGACGATGTTGAAGTAAACACTGAAGCAGCATGTAAACTTGGAATTAAAGGATATTTATATAAAGAGAATGAGGAATTTGAAAATATTATTGAAAAAATATCGAATATCGAACACTGA
- the ruvA gene encoding Holliday junction branch migration protein RuvA, with translation MINYIEGRLAEKTPTYAVIDCNGVGYLINITLNTYTKISNLDKSKLFTHLAIREDAHVLFGFATEEERRIFRQLISVSGIGAATARLILSSLNTDEVQQAIVSGNVSALQRVKGIGEKSAQRIIVDLKGKIEKDGIISEISSTANNIIRDEALSALIMLGFVKNQAERVIDKITNTERKDITVEELIKLALKNL, from the coding sequence ATGATAAATTACATCGAAGGCAGATTGGCTGAAAAAACACCGACTTATGCCGTTATTGACTGCAATGGAGTTGGATATCTTATTAACATCACACTTAATACATATACTAAAATCAGTAATCTCGACAAAAGTAAATTGTTTACTCATCTGGCAATAAGGGAAGATGCCCATGTTCTTTTCGGTTTTGCAACAGAAGAAGAAAGGAGAATATTCAGGCAGTTGATTTCGGTTTCAGGAATAGGCGCTGCAACTGCAAGATTAATTCTTTCTTCGTTGAATACCGATGAAGTTCAACAGGCAATTGTCAGTGGAAATGTATCTGCATTGCAACGCGTAAAGGGAATAGGAGAAAAATCGGCTCAAAGAATAATTGTGGATTTGAAAGGAAAAATCGAAAAAGATGGTATTATTAGTGAAATTTCTTCTACCGCAAACAATATTATCAGAGATGAGGCGTTATCAGCTTTAATTATGCTCGGTTTTGTAAAAAATCAAGCCGAGAGAGTTATTGACAAAATTACAAATACTGAAAGAAAAGATATTACTGTTGAAGAATTAATAAAACTGGCACTTAAAAATTTATAA
- a CDS encoding NADP-dependent malic enzyme translates to MEKINIKLDNLNKVFPEEFSQEQIAKAKTLFLKKLAEEAHKFYEGKIQTVPKAPVLGFNWFNVWYTPGVSKVSTNIRDNNDSSYELSNRGNFVAVVSDSTRVLGDGDCTPPGGLGVMEGKAFLMKYLGGIDAVALCIDSKNEKGENDPERIIQFVKMAQHSFGAVNLEDISQPNCYRVLDALREECDIPVWHDDAQGTACVTLAGLINALKLTNKKISDVKIVMYGSGAANTTIARLIISDGGDPKKMILFDTKGSLHNGRTDIKADKRFYRKWELCESTNPNHIATMEEAMKGADVLISVSTPGPNTIKSEWIKLMGNKPIVFACANPVPEIYPYAAKEAGAYIVATGRGDFPNQVNNSIGFPGILKGALLVRARKITDNMAIAAAHSLAGFAEKRGINSENIVPNMEEAGVFPEEAADVAMQAIKDGVARINMSREEAYNKAKKDISYARDMTSSLVENGFIGKPPQKMLEDSLNWAIKQVAK, encoded by the coding sequence ATGGAAAAAATAAATATAAAACTCGACAATCTGAATAAAGTATTTCCTGAAGAATTCAGTCAGGAACAAATTGCGAAAGCAAAAACATTATTTTTAAAAAAATTAGCGGAAGAAGCTCATAAATTTTATGAGGGTAAGATTCAAACTGTTCCCAAAGCACCGGTATTAGGGTTCAATTGGTTTAATGTATGGTACACACCGGGAGTTTCAAAAGTATCAACAAACATAAGAGACAATAATGATAGTTCTTATGAACTTTCAAACCGCGGAAATTTTGTTGCTGTTGTCAGCGATTCAACAAGGGTTCTGGGTGATGGTGATTGCACACCTCCGGGTGGACTTGGTGTTATGGAAGGTAAAGCATTTCTCATGAAATATCTTGGTGGCATTGATGCTGTAGCTTTGTGCATAGACAGTAAAAATGAAAAAGGAGAAAACGACCCCGAGCGAATAATACAATTCGTAAAGATGGCTCAGCATAGTTTTGGAGCCGTTAACCTCGAAGATATTTCTCAACCAAATTGTTACAGAGTGTTAGATGCTCTTCGTGAAGAATGTGATATTCCTGTTTGGCATGATGATGCTCAGGGAACTGCATGCGTAACTTTAGCAGGGTTAATTAATGCGTTGAAACTTACAAATAAAAAAATCTCGGATGTAAAAATTGTTATGTATGGTTCCGGTGCAGCTAACACTACAATAGCAAGATTAATAATTTCTGACGGAGGCGACCCTAAAAAAATGATTTTATTCGATACAAAAGGTTCTCTGCATAACGGAAGAACCGATATTAAAGCAGATAAAAGATTTTACAGAAAATGGGAACTTTGTGAAAGCACAAATCCAAATCATATTGCAACAATGGAAGAAGCAATGAAAGGAGCAGATGTTTTAATTTCAGTATCAACTCCGGGACCAAATACGATTAAATCCGAATGGATAAAACTTATGGGAAACAAACCTATTGTTTTTGCTTGTGCCAATCCTGTGCCCGAAATATATCCTTATGCCGCCAAAGAAGCAGGAGCTTATATTGTTGCTACAGGAAGAGGCGATTTCCCAAATCAGGTTAATAATTCTATCGGTTTTCCGGGAATTTTGAAAGGAGCTTTATTAGTAAGAGCAAGAAAAATTACCGACAATATGGCAATAGCTGCAGCACACTCATTAGCAGGTTTTGCCGAAAAACGCGGAATAAACTCCGAAAATATTGTCCCTAATATGGAAGAAGCCGGAGTATTTCCTGAAGAAGCAGCAGATGTCGCAATGCAAGCGATTAAAGACGGAGTAGCAAGAATAAATATGTCAAGAGAAGAAGCTTATAATAAAGCAAAAAAAGATATAAGTTATGCCAGAGACATGACTAGTTCACTTGTAGAAAACGGCTTTATCGGGAAACCTCCTCAAAAAATGCTTGAGGATTCATTAAACTGGGCAATTAAGCAAGTTGCAAAATAA
- a CDS encoding YfhO family protein — protein MKHFFEKIFPLLLIFIVSVFAFRQIAFFQNTFKYDFIEQCFPLHYYISECIKSGFFPLWNPYLNIGYPIHADPLSGIYYPITWLTSTVFGYNIYSMSFEFILHIFLAGVGMYYLSGVLKFEKLICLLTSISFMLCGVFIGNAQHYPIIISGTWIPFVIAAAIQLSEKTIFRNAIKLAFFSFLLFSGGYPAFYFILFYFILIFIIYKTVIHIYKKEYKIIFKTYIFYLLAVLIFTLLSAGLIVSIYESLPYITRSNGVDLEKALYCPFSPKCFISFVLPFASVKEEIYNETDLSMSNGYFGIFIFLFFLISIFYKKPSLIWLFLIFGFFSLIAAVGDYLPVRTFLYKYIPLMNMFRFPSLFRLFAIIGFIISAGWYLNELFIKQNIYKLKILKYSWGILILGLLFVIIFCSTGNDLDLIYFVRRTLLKFSAGTDINQHIVFQSLIQIFFILIFIIFSIILKNSKKIFVLLTVLVASELIVSTQLNSAYTVFNDESDLKEISKNMRKFPHGFPLPNNNFVIKNSDTTSTYVFPFWKNRNIFWKQIASDGYNPFQLKTNTDLQDNYSDFYFSFLSNKPVFLSSNIHSDDSLKEYRQKKYLKSDQVFFSNNDYELIKKTKTSHSSEDTAFIYYFSPNKISVSVCSAQPQVLVLLQNNYSGWHAYVNGKESKIITANHSIISLLIPEGTNKIIFEYKPKNVILCSFISIFSLIITLFYFALSKIFLLLKKRYC, from the coding sequence GTGAAACATTTTTTCGAAAAAATATTCCCCTTATTATTAATATTTATTGTTTCCGTTTTTGCATTCCGGCAAATTGCTTTTTTTCAAAATACCTTTAAATACGACTTTATTGAGCAGTGTTTCCCTTTGCATTACTATATAAGCGAATGTATAAAAAGTGGGTTTTTCCCGTTATGGAATCCTTATCTTAATATTGGTTATCCTATTCATGCCGACCCATTGAGCGGCATATATTATCCCATAACATGGCTTACAAGCACTGTTTTTGGTTATAACATTTACTCCATGTCGTTTGAATTTATTTTACATATTTTTTTAGCAGGTGTTGGAATGTATTATTTATCAGGTGTTTTAAAATTTGAAAAGTTAATCTGCCTGCTCACAAGTATTTCATTTATGTTGTGCGGTGTGTTTATCGGAAACGCTCAACATTACCCGATAATTATTTCCGGTACATGGATTCCTTTTGTTATTGCAGCAGCTATTCAACTTTCTGAAAAAACAATTTTCAGAAATGCTATAAAACTTGCATTCTTTTCATTCTTGCTGTTCTCAGGCGGATACCCTGCATTTTACTTTATACTTTTTTACTTTATTTTAATTTTTATTATTTATAAAACAGTTATTCACATTTATAAAAAGGAATATAAAATTATTTTCAAAACATATATTTTTTATTTACTGGCGGTGCTTATATTTACGCTGCTATCTGCGGGATTGATAGTATCTATTTATGAATCCTTACCATACATAACCCGAAGCAATGGAGTGGATTTGGAAAAAGCATTGTATTGTCCTTTCAGTCCGAAATGCTTTATTTCATTCGTTCTCCCATTCGCTTCAGTAAAAGAAGAAATATACAATGAAACCGATTTATCAATGAGTAACGGATATTTTGGAATTTTTATATTTTTATTTTTCCTGATTTCCATATTTTACAAAAAACCATCATTAATATGGTTGTTCCTGATTTTTGGTTTTTTCTCTCTTATCGCCGCTGTTGGCGATTATCTACCCGTAAGAACTTTTTTATATAAATATATTCCTTTAATGAATATGTTTCGCTTTCCTTCTTTATTCCGGCTTTTTGCTATAATAGGTTTTATCATTTCTGCCGGCTGGTATTTGAATGAACTTTTTATAAAACAAAATATTTATAAATTGAAAATCCTGAAATATTCTTGGGGAATATTGATATTAGGTTTACTATTTGTCATTATATTTTGCAGTACAGGCAATGATTTAGATTTGATTTACTTTGTGAGAAGAACATTACTTAAATTTTCCGCAGGAACAGACATTAACCAACACATAGTTTTCCAGAGTTTGATTCAGATTTTTTTTATTTTAATTTTTATTATTTTCAGTATAATTTTAAAAAATTCCAAAAAGATTTTTGTTTTATTAACAGTATTAGTTGCATCTGAACTAATTGTTTCCACTCAGCTAAATTCCGCATATACTGTGTTTAATGATGAATCCGACTTGAAAGAAATAAGTAAAAATATGCGTAAGTTTCCGCATGGGTTTCCTTTGCCGAATAATAATTTTGTTATAAAAAATTCCGACACAACTTCAACTTATGTTTTTCCTTTTTGGAAAAACAGAAATATTTTCTGGAAGCAAATAGCATCCGATGGATATAATCCATTTCAGTTGAAAACAAACACCGATTTGCAAGATAATTATTCTGATTTTTATTTTTCCTTTTTATCAAACAAACCGGTATTTCTCAGTTCAAATATACATTCCGATGATTCATTAAAAGAATACAGACAAAAAAAATATTTAAAAAGCGACCAAGTGTTTTTTTCAAATAATGACTATGAATTAATAAAGAAAACAAAGACATCACATTCATCAGAAGATACTGCATTTATTTATTATTTCAGCCCCAATAAAATCTCGGTTTCAGTATGTTCGGCACAGCCACAGGTTCTGGTTTTGCTGCAAAATAATTATAGCGGCTGGCATGCTTATGTGAACGGAAAAGAAAGTAAAATTATAACAGCTAATCATTCCATAATTTCATTGCTAATTCCGGAAGGCACGAATAAGATAATATTTGAATACAAACCAAAAAATGTAATTCTTTGTTCTTTCATAAGTATTTTCTCTTTAATTATTACATTGTTCTATTTTGCTTTATCAAAAATATTTTTGCTTTTAAAAAAACGGTATTGTTAA